The DNA window GCTGGCCAAGTCGGTGTCGATTCATACGCTGCGGCACAGCTACGCCTCGCACCTGATCGAAGCCGGCGTCGGGCTGCGACGCGTGCAGCAGCTGCTGGGCCATAGTTCGTTGCAGACCACCGCGCGGTACTTGCACGTCACCGAGCCCGGCGGCGAACATACGCGCCAGATCATCGATCAGCTGATGCAGGGCGTCGGCGCCGCCTTGGATGCGGGAGCGTAGGTCGATGCTGACGGTCGCCGATGTTCTTCGTCGGCACGGTCCCGCCTACCTGGACCGCCACGCGACGACGATGCCTGTCGAACAGAAACGCGTGCTGCGCTGCATCATGGCTTGCCGCACCGGCGAGTTGGGGACCGTGCATTACGCCTGCCGCCAGTGCGGGCAGGCGCATGTGATGGGTCGCTCGTGCGGCAACCGCCATTGCCCCAGCTGTCAAAGCGAGAAGGGCGGCGTCTGGTGCGAACGACAGCTCGCCAGGCTGCTGCCGTGCCATTACTTCTTGTTGACGTTCACGGTTCCCCAGGCGTTCCGCGAGTTCGCTCGGCGACACCCGCGCGCCGCGTACGCCGCCATGTTCCGCGCTTCGAGTGACGCCCTCAAGACGTTGGCCGCCGACCCGAAACGGTTAGGCGTCACGACGCTGGGCTTCTTCGGAGCGTTGCACACCTGGGGCCGCGACTTGAACTATCATCCGCACCTGCATTACGTCGTTCCCGGCGGAGGGCTGGACGCGGAAGGCCAATGGCGGCAGACGCCGACCAACTTCTTTCTGCCGTGTCAACCTCTGTCACTCCTGTACCGCGGGAAGCTGCGTGCGGCGCTTGACGCAGAGGGCTTGCTGGACGAGGTCGACGACTCGGTCTGGAGCGAGTCCTGGGTGGTCGATTGCCAGGCGGTCGGCGACGGCGCGGCGGCGGTCAAGTATCTGGCGCCGTACGTGTTTCGCGTCGCCCTGTCCGACAAGCGGATCGTGGCCTGCGACGAACAATCGGTGACGTTCCGCTATCGCCGCAGCGGTTCGCAGCGATGGCGCACGATGCGGCTGGACGCAGACGAGTTCGTGCGGCGATTTCTGCAGCACGTCCTGCCGCGAGGGCTGCAAAAGGTTCGTCATTATGGGTTCCTCAGTCCTCGCGCGGGGCAATCGATCGAATCGCTGAAGTGGCTGGTGGCGGCCGCCTTGGGCTTGCTGTTCTGGCTGGCCTGGACGGAAACGATCATCGCGCCGCCGACGCCCGACTTCGCCTGCAGCGAGTGCGGCGGGCCTTTGATGCGTATCCGTTTCGAGCCGCCTCCGCCGCCGAGGCCCATCCCCACTTCTCAACCGCCCTAGCGAGCCGGGCCTGCCGATGCACGATCGACGACACGTGTTGATGATTCAAAAGTCGCGGCAGCGACCGCGCTCCCACTGCGCGCCGACGTTCGATTTGGGCGTCGAAAACGATCGATACCCGGCGAAACGGACAATCGTGATACAACACCTCTCCCTCAAACGCCCCGCTGGCGGTCGTCAAACGAAGGCGATTCCGCAGCAAGCCACTACGACCGAGTTCCGCCTCGGAAGCGTTTCCCTAAGGCCCTGCCCGGCCACCCGCCGCGCCGGGCTTCTCGAACAAACGACTTGACCTCGGCTCCTCGAACGTCAATTCGATCCCGCCCACACGCGCAGCAACAACTCGCAGCGGGAAATCTCCGCACCGGCCCGCGAGGACAAATCCTAATTGTTCAAGGAAGCCGCTGCGCGGCAGGTTTTGATTTTACCCCTTCGCTGTAGTTGTACGCCATCCTTGGAAGGACGTTTTTCTTTGCGTTTTTCCAGGAGGTTGATCATGAGCGAATTGCGACGGCGGATGACGGAAGACCTGCAGCTGCGGGGCTTGAGCGAACGCACCCAGGAGGCGTATCTGCGGGCGGTGCGGAAGTTGGCCGAACACTTTCGCACGCCGCCGGATCGGCTGAGCGAGGAGCAGGTGCGGCAGTATTTGCTGTATCTCAAGAATGACTGCGGTTTTGCTCCCGGCTCGATGCGTGTGGCTGTCAATGGCGTGAAGTTCTTTTATCACTATACCGCGCCGCGCGCTTGGGCCACGCTGTGCAACATTCGCATCCCGCCGCAGAAGACGTTGCCCGACGTGCTGTCGCGGCCGGAGGTGCGGCAGTTGCTCGCCGCCGTGCGGACCCGCCACAACCGGGCCTACTTGTGGACGGTGTACGCTTGCGGCTTGCGGCTCAACGAAGGGCTGCATCTGCAGGTCGCCGATCTCGACAGCCAGCGGATGATGCTGCATGTGCATCGCGGCAAAGGCGCCAAGGATCGCTTTATTCTCCTGCCGCAAGAACTGCTGGCGATGCTGCGCCGTTACTGGCTCGAACATCGTAACCCGCGCTGGTTGTTTCCCGCTTTGGGACGCGGCCGCAACCAAGGCGGCGTCGCCGACAAGCCGATGGCCGAAGCCAGCGTGCAGGGCGCCTGGAAGCGGGTCGTCGATCAGTCAGGGCTGGCCAAGTCGGTGTCGATTCATACGCTGCGGCACAGCTACGCCTCGCACCTGATCGAAGCCGGCGTCGGGCTGCGACGCGTGCAGCAGCTGCTGGGCCATAGTTCGTTGCAGACCACCGCGCGGTACTTGCACGTCACCGAGCCCGGCGGCGAACATACGCGCCAGATCATCGATCAGCTGATGCAGGGCGTCGGCGCCGCCTTGGATGCGGGAGCGTAGGTCGATGCTGACGGTCGCCGATGTTCTTCGTCGGCACGGTCCCGCCTACCTGGACCGCCACGCGACGACGATGCCTGTCGAACAGAAACGCGTGCTGCGCTGCATCATGGCTTGCCGCACCGGCGAGTTGGGGACCGTGCATTACGCCTGCCGCCAGTGCGGGCAGGCGCATGTGATGGGTCGCTCGTGCGGCAACCGCCATTGCCCCAGCTGTCAAAGCGAGAAGGGCGGCGTCTGGTGCGAACGACAGCTCGCCAGGCTGCTGCCGTGCCATTACTTCTTGTTGACGTTCACGGTTCCCCAGGCGTTCCGCGAGTTCGCTCGGCGACACCCGCGCGCCGCGTACGCCGCCATGTTCCGCGCTTCGAGTGACGCCCTCAAGACGTTGGCCGCCGACCCGAAACGGTTAGGCGTCACGACGCTGGGCTTCTTCGGAGCGTTGCACACCTGGGGCCGCGACTTGAACTATCATCCGCACCTGCATTACGTCGTTCCCGGCGGAGGGCTGGACGCGGAAGGCCAATGGCGGCAGACGCCGACCAACTTCTTTCTGCCGTGTCAACCTCTGTCACTCCTGTACCGCGGGAAGCTGCGTGCGGCGCTTGACGCAGAGGGCTTGCTGGACGAGGTCGACGACTCGGTCTGGAGCGAGTCCTGGGTGGTCGATTGCCAGGCGGTCGGCGACGGCGCGGCGGCGGTCAAGTATCTGGCGCCGTACGTGTTTCGCGTCGCCCTGTCCGACAAGCGGATCGTGGCCTGCGACGAACAATCGGTGACGTTCCGCTATCGCCGCAGCGGTTCGCAGCGATGGCGCACGATGCGGCTGGACGCAGACGAGTTCGTGCGGCGATTTCTGCAGCACGTCCTGCCGCGAGGGCTGCAAAAGGTTCGTCATTATGGGTTCCTCAGTCCTCGCGCGGGGCAATCGATCGAATCGCTGAAGTGGCTGGTGGCGGCCGCCTTGGGCTTGCTGTTCTGGCTGGCCTGGACGGAAACGATCATCGCGCCGCCGACGCCCGACTTCGCCTGCAGCGAGTGCGGCGGGCCTTTGATGCGTATCCGTTTCGAGCCGCCTCCGCCGCCGAGGCCCATCCCCACTTCTCAACCGCCCTAGCGAGCCGGGCCTGCCGATGCACGATCGACGACACGTGTTGATGATTCAAAAGTCGCGGCAGCGACCGCGCTCCCACTGCGCGCCGACGTTCGATTTGGGCGTCGAAAACGATCGATACCCGGCGAAACGGACAATCGTGATACAACACCTCTCCCTCAAACGCCCCGCTGGCGGTCGTCAAACGAAGGCGATTCCGCAGCAAGCCACTACGACCGAGTTCCGCCTCGGAAGCGTTTCCCTAAGGCCCTGCCCGGCCACCCGCCGCGCCGGGCTTCTCGAACAAACGACTTGACCTCGGCTCCTCGAACGTCAATTCGATCCCGCCCACACGCGCAGCAACAACTCGCAGCGGGAAATCTCCGCACCGGCCCGCGAGGACAAATCCTAATTGTTCGAGGACAAATCCTAATTGTTAGTCGCCGGGCCGACCGAGTTTCGGCGCATCTGGCGGAGAAGCAATGATCGCAAGAGCCTCATCGATCTCAAGCCGATCGCATGCTGCGATTGTTCAACAGTCGGGATGTCGCCGGCGTTTCGACAATTACGCTTCCCGTAAGACTTAACAAGCCGGATAATGACGTTGATCCGACGTGGGTAATGTCGGTGAGCAGGTCACAACCAGGAGAAGAGAAGGTGATTTGAAATGTCGACTTTGATGGCAGGCAGCAGAGAAGAAGCGTTGGCCGTGTTCCGAAGACATTGGACGAATCTTTCCGGACCGAATGCGGCTGAATCACTCTGGCGAAAACTGACGCCTGAAGAGAAGCGGACATTGGGCGGCTCACTAGCGACTGCGCTCACGCAGCATGGCCGTTTGACGTCGATCTGGATGCACCTGCACCCGCATGTTTGCGAACCACGCGCTGTGGTTGAACTGGCCGTCACACTTTTTTCGTATCCGACCGACGAAGCGGACTGGCTGCTACGGGAAATGGGCGAACTCCCGATTGATGAAGAGGCGGCGAAAGCCGAGGCGATCGCTCGCGGCGACCTCGTGTTGATTCGCAGCACAAGAACGGTCTTCTGGGAGGGTGCGGACCTTGAAGTTGACTGGGGCAACGGTCATGTGCTGTGGGAGTTTTTGCTGCTTGCCTGCGAACACACGCAGCGTGGTGAAGACATCAACCGTTTGAGCATTGGGGACCACGCTGGCGACCGTGTTGTCGCCCAGCGCATCTACCGGTTGCGACAAGTTCCTGGACTTCCGCAAACCTTGACTGACCAGTTCGATCCCGTTGGACTCGGAACGCAGCGGTTCACCTATCCGGCCAGCCGAATCCACATCTTCGACGACTGAACAGAAGACCGACTTGCACATTTCAATAGGGCGGCTGGCTTGACTTTTCGGCGAACAAAAACCCGGCCCGGTTATCAACCGGGCCGGGTTTCATCGGCCCTCGCATTGCCGTGCGAAGGGCTTGCCGCCAAGGGTTACTTCATGTCGCTCGCTGCCGCGGGCACATCAGTCGTCGGGCCGTCCCAGTTTGGTGGTGATGTGCTGCATCGAGGTCTGTTTGCGTAACGCTCGTCGAATTGGTTGCGACTTGGGCGAGACAAACATCAGTTCCAACAAGCGGTCCAGTTCCTGGCCGTCAATCTTGATGCGACCTTGGCCCTTGCGACCGCCCTGGTAATAATTGATGGTCGTCGGTTGACCGCGAATCATGAATGTGCCCGCATCCGACTGGGCCAGCCAGTCGTACAACGTCGCCGTACTGATGCCGAGTCGGCGAGCGGCATCTTGTGATGAGAGCAGTTCCCGGGACATTTTCCGTCGGCAATCCTGGCCGGTCGGCTCATCTGCGGGCCGGCGTGGGTGATGGATGTCATCGTTACTGCTCCCAAGTTAGAAACTGGCGATCACACGCCGATCACAGCGTGTGACAAGTGGCTGAAATGACTGAACAGCTCGCTGATTGGCTTGCGGAAGTCCGGCTGCAAATACCCGTCAAGTAGTCGTTTGAGAGATTGAGGCCCGAGATGGATCGACTTGAACTTGCCCAAAGAAAATACCAACGGATTGCTCCCGGCCCCTTGGAACTGAACGAACAGAAGTCCGATGCGATCGAGGCGTGGTTGCGGGAGTACGTGGTGCCCCTGGTCTCCGATCTCCAGCGAAACCCGGCGTTTCGACGCTATGTCAAGTTCGGCGTGGAGCGACTTGCTGCCGAAACCGATGTCCCGGAACGACAGCAGGTCGTTGCCGTGTCCGATGCTCTGGTCGCCTGCGCTTCAGAAGTCGCCAAGCTGGGCGATTGGGATGAATTTCGGGACCTCATGCGGGATCGAGACCTGCTTCAGGAGTTGAACGAGCGGAAATACGGCGCTTCGTCGCTACAAGAAGAGACAGAAGAGCCAAAGGCCGAAGAGGATACACGCTGCATCGCCGAGAAGATGGCCGAAAAGCCCTGGTTCGACCTAGTCATGAGCCTCGATTTTCCCTACCTCGAAGATCATCTATTTGTCGTAACTGAAGACTCTTGGTTTTACGAAGCGTTCACCAAGTTTCGACCGAATATTCCCGTGCTGGGCGATGGTATTACGCGGATGCTGTTTGCCCGCATCGACTTCTGGGTGCATCACTTGAAGGGAGTCTGGAATCAGATGCTTGTGCGGATCATGCAGACGTCCGATGATCCGCACGGAGAATATGAACCGTTCTTCATGACGATGATTCACCTCGACAAATGTGTCGAAAATCTCAAAGCAACCTGTTTGTCAGGCGACGACGGTCGTGTGCGAGATGCCTGTTGCACTCTGATGCAGGTTTATATCGCCTATCATCCCAGACCAGAGTTGCCGTGGTTGGATTTGAGGGAAGACATCTACCAAGCGAAGGCTGGCATGCTCGGTCTTGAGTTCAGACGGCTGTTCGAACTCATCGAGTATGACCAGGTCGATGCCAGGACGATTCAGGAATCGGGCCGCCGACAGGCCAGCATCGTGGTCATGGATGCGATCCAGCAAGTCTTGGCAGCGATTGAGGATGTCGCCGAGTTATATCGCCGCGAGTTGTCACTGGAGGAAGTCATCAACGAAGCGCGCTCGCAGTATCGACTTGTCGTTGTCACGCGTCCGCGGATGGTGTTTTTCGACGGTGAGAAGTTGAACGTCGATTGGAATCGGAAAAACCGGCCCTGGGAACTGCTGCGTTTTCTCGCCGCACAGGGTGAACGCCTCGATTGCGTTGATCGTTACCACATCAGTGGTTCTCCAACGCCTCACGCGTTGAGCAACCTCAAGAGTCGCCTCTGTAAGATCCTCATGGAGAGTGACGATTTGCCAAACGTACCCGCCACCCAGCTTGCCGCACTGATTGAGCATGCCGATGGAGCGATGCGCCTGGACTTAGCCCCGGATGAAATCAAAGTCGTCGACCTCGAGGACAGCGGGGCGGACGAATGGACCATCGATCCAACAGGATTCGAGACATCATCGCGGGAAACAAGGTCGATCTGACGCGAATTGGCGCGCCATTTCCGCGCCGTAAGTCACTTTCATGCAATGACTTACTAAATTCAAGCGATTTTTGCGGCATTATACTATGAGGGGAATCTTAACTCTTGAGACTTGGCCAATCCGCAGCTGATTGGGTCTTCTCTATGATTCTCGGCGACTTATCACAGCATGTGACTGCGGTGTGATCGCCGATCAGTACCTTGCTCCGTGGACGGTTCGGAAAAACCCGAATCCAAACACGGAGCACTTAAATGAGCGTCCAGCAGCGGGATGGGAAAAGTTGCGAGTCGCAACTTTTGGACGAGCAGCCGAATGAAGCCTGGGACATTGAGCGACTCGGCGCGTTCGCTCAGGCACGTCATCACGAAATCGACGCCGATGAGCGGTCGCTCGCGCGGGCCTACTGGCAACTCGGCCTGGCGCTGAACCTGGCGCGGCGACAATTCTCCCATGGTCAGTGGACCAAGTTTCTGGACGAACTGGGAATCGACAAAACCAGGGCGTCGAAGGCCCGCGCCATCCAGCGATCTTTCGGCACCGAGAATTCCGTCGACGGGTTGTCTGTTCAAGAGGCCTATCGCAAGCGAAAACGGAAAAGTCGGAAGTCCGGTCCGAAGAAGAAACGCCGCAAGTCGACCAACAAGCACGAGCGCGTCAGCATCGCCGAATGGCTCCGCGACGTCTGTCAGCAGGTTGACATCTTCTTGGACGAAGTTGCGTCCACCGATACCGACGATGCTGCGAATGTACTCCCCGCGATCGACGCTGCCGTCGAGGAATTGAACCGACTGCGGAGTCAGGTCCAGCGACGCATCAGTGCGCAATCGTAGCGCACCAATTATTTTGTCGCGCCCAATGTCAGCGAATGTAGTTCCAGCGCGACTCCTGCGCCTTCTTTCTTTCTCGCCTGCGCAGGCTTTTCTACGTGGTCACCGTGTTCCTTTCAGAAATCACACACTGTGACCGCGGTGTGATCGGCGATCCGTATTGTTGACCGCGTTTCGTAATCGCTGATGCGACCTTGAGGCGCGGTTGCCTTAGGTGCGCCGCCGGGAAGCGGCGCTATTGCTCGGCATAACTAATGGAGGGCCTAATCATGGCTTTTCAACTTCCTGATGCGGGCGCTGCCAGTCAAGAACTTGCCCGCGAAGGTTCACGAGTGGTGGCGAGAGGCCGCCGAGAAGACCGACATCGACCTCTCCGGTTTCGATCCTGCGGCTCCGCTTGACGAGCGGATCGCCTGGGCGTTGGGACAAGGACTCGACATCGGCACGATTTACAGTCGTTTCAGCTCGAAGCGGCAGCACAGCACGCCGGACCAGGTGCGGACCAGCGTCCAGCACGCGGCTGCCAAGGGCATCTACTGCCCTCCGGAGTTCGTGTGCGTCGACGAAGCGCAACGCGGTTACCGGGCTCGTCGCGAAGGTCTGGACCGCATGCTCATGATTCTCAAGAATCGTTACGCGACCGTGCTGCTGGTCTTCAAGGCGTCGCGCTTGTATCGTCAGGCCTTCAAAGGCTACCAGCTGATCCAGCAAGAAGTGGTCGAGGAAGGCTTGCGAGCGATCTCTGTCACGCAGGGCATCGACACGGCCGACACGAAGGCGTGGCGGATGTTGTTCCAGGTCCACGGGATCGTGGACGACATGGTGATCGAAGCCACGGCCGACCACGTTCGCGCTGGCCTGAAGGGTCTGTTCGCGCGCGGCTACACGGTGGGCGCCCTGCCGGTCGGCTACCGTCGCAAGGAACTGCCGGACGCCCCGGTGACCAATCGCGGACTGACGCGCACCGTACCGGAAGTGGATCGGAAATTGCCCGAAGAGCCTGACGAGTCGAGTTCTCAAGATTCGGACGACACACCGGACGTCGCCGAAATGATCGTGGAGCATTATGAACTGATCCGCGATGGCATGCCGATCAAGCAGGGTTGGCGGAAGTGGGTCGCCGATGGCGGCCCGGCGGATCCGCGCTCGACCAAAGGCTACATGACCTACAACGCCTACCGCCGGATGCTCTCGCGGATTGCGTACACCGGTCGTTGGGAGTTTGGCCGCAAGCGCAACGAGTTTTCGACCAAGCGGGACTACTCGCGGCAGATTGAACAACCCGACAGCGAGGTGGAGAGTTTCCTCTGCGAGGAGCTTCGCATCGTCGATGATGAGTTGTTCTTCGCCGTCCAGCGGCGGCTGGCCGAGTTGAAGCAGGGGCCGCGGGGTCCCAAGAAAGACAAGGTCCCGCACCTCTGGGATCTGGTTGTCAAATTGTTCTGCTGTGCCCGCTGCAAAGAGCGTTTTCACCAGACCGGCGCTGGCAACAAGGGCATGCATTGCAAAAACGG is part of the Lignipirellula cremea genome and encodes:
- a CDS encoding recombinase family protein, with the protein product MRALPVKNLPAKVHEWWREAAEKTDIDLSGFDPAAPLDERIAWALGQGLDIGTIYSRFSSKRQHSTPDQVRTSVQHAAAKGIYCPPEFVCVDEAQRGYRARREGLDRMLMILKNRYATVLLVFKASRLYRQAFKGYQLIQQEVVEEGLRAISVTQGIDTADTKAWRMLFQVHGIVDDMVIEATADHVRAGLKGLFARGYTVGALPVGYRRKELPDAPVTNRGLTRTVPEVDRKLPEEPDESSSQDSDDTPDVAEMIVEHYELIRDGMPIKQGWRKWVADGGPADPRSTKGYMTYNAYRRMLSRIAYTGRWEFGRKRNEFSTKRDYSRQIEQPDSEVESFLCEELRIVDDELFFAVQRRLAELKQGPRGPKKDKVPHLWDLVVKLFCCARCKERFHQTGAGNKGMHCKNGDLCPCNSAVRREEAVRAVCEKLCELIQQDAALIERTICRAQEIDTRGDDQLRGEISTLERKIAALSNKISDLYELAGQGNDDDRKEVMAKVRATQTERSTARHELSRLRQALANTTATVTPEIVRQTLAEFTTFLENAAAGKLGPEAVYKAVAVFRALVGGRVWVHIERRAGRKRTNVRGVFHPYLIGAVRDATGQSNVESAESPTEVSVWLREPPLRDHLAPRVHHLIDVEGHSYRSAAKVLQAEGYNINSGVIWQIYRRYYEMIGKPVPKRPYNNGNKRKSA
- a CDS encoding helix-turn-helix domain-containing protein, which produces MSRELLSSQDAARRLGISTATLYDWLAQSDAGTFMIRGQPTTINYYQGGRKGQGRIKIDGQELDRLLELMFVSPKSQPIRRALRKQTSMQHITTKLGRPDD
- a CDS encoding IS91 family transposase, producing the protein MLTVADVLRRHGPAYLDRHATTMPVEQKRVLRCIMACRTGELGTVHYACRQCGQAHVMGRSCGNRHCPSCQSEKGGVWCERQLARLLPCHYFLLTFTVPQAFREFARRHPRAAYAAMFRASSDALKTLAADPKRLGVTTLGFFGALHTWGRDLNYHPHLHYVVPGGGLDAEGQWRQTPTNFFLPCQPLSLLYRGKLRAALDAEGLLDEVDDSVWSESWVVDCQAVGDGAAAVKYLAPYVFRVALSDKRIVACDEQSVTFRYRRSGSQRWRTMRLDADEFVRRFLQHVLPRGLQKVRHYGFLSPRAGQSIESLKWLVAAALGLLFWLAWTETIIAPPTPDFACSECGGPLMRIRFEPPPPPRPIPTSQPP
- a CDS encoding site-specific integrase, which translates into the protein MSELRRRMTEDLQLRGLSERTQEAYLRAVRKLAEHFRTPPDRLSEEQVRQYLLYLKNDCGFAPGSMRVAVNGVKFFYHYTAPRAWATLCNIRIPPQKTLPDVLSRPEVRQLLAAVRTRHNRAYLWTVYACGLRLNEGLHLQVADLDSQRMMLHVHRGKGAKDRFILLPQELLAMLRRYWLEHRNPRWLFPALGRGRNQGGVADKPMAEASVQGAWKRVVDQSGLAKSVSIHTLRHSYASHLIEAGVGLRRVQQLLGHSSLQTTARYLHVTEPGGEHTRQIIDQLMQGVGAALDAGA